The nucleotide sequence TCCGCCACCAGATAAGCCAAAGACTCGCTGAGCGACTCATGACTTTACCCTGCGGTCAGGCAAGCTTTTGGACGAGTTTCAATGGGTTGAATAGTCGAGTAATAGGCTCATTATTCGTTTACACTACTAAAACAAGGTTATAGAGAAGAGATATATCCTTTCGGCCATTCAAAAGCTCAAGATTGGCCCATCCACTGTTTGATCTCCGATATTGCATCCCTAAACAATAAGTCCGCGTAGAACTCATGAAATTTGAACAAGATCCGTGGCCTCAGAGGTTTGTTCTGCACAGGGTTGCAAGTCATGGACTCGTAGTGAATTTGCACTGTTTCTTcacttttctcttccttcgtCCTCACAACCACGAATCTGTGGACTCCAGCAAACACATCACTGTCACTTCCAAAGCCAAAATCGATGTGGCTCTCAGTGCGGTTTGGCGCAACTTTGGCACCGATCTCAGTCTCGAGAACTTGAAAGACTCCGTACAGAATAGTGTTGACCGGGGGTAATGAAACTTCGGGAAGTTCTGTGCGTGACCACAACTTTCTCGGAGCTGGTCCTGATTCTGTTCATTGTGTCAACTACTGGATCACACTCAGGTCAAGGACAGGCTCACTTGAAAAGTTGACAAGTGTCATACCAAGAGTTGAAAGAGCAACTCGTTCCGGTCTAATCACAGCGCCTCCAAAATATCCCTTGACGAACTTTGCCAATAGAACTTCATCGGATACATCACGATGTTGAGGCGGTACTTCGAGCGTGATGTATCGAGAGTCAGAGTCGTACATGTGCTGTTTCGCGTTGACAACCTCACTAACAGATCTCGATTTCTGGAATTTCTCTGGTACGGTCTTGAACCGCGTTATCAGATTCCGTTCAACTTTGGACACGCGTTTCTGAATCGAGTAGCCATAGACACCGCCAGCAGTGACTACGGCAATAAGTGACGTTGCCAATATTTTCCGAGTTAGGCCTTGTAGTGCCATTGTATTAAAGACGTAATGATGATCAGCAATGACTCAATCGCATGATCGAGACATTTATCTCTTATTTAACACTGATAATGAATTGACTCATCTTATAAAATGCGAAACTCGTGATTGATGATGCATGGGCCAGCTGACCTTGGCATGCCATTTAGCTGACCTGAGTCCGGTTCTACCCGTCTCGTTAAAGCTCAACGTCAGCTTTGGGGATAGTTTCGGATTCGCTTCTGGAGATCGGGGCAGAGTTAAGCCGACTCTGAAGAAAGCGGCGCGACAAGGATGCATGACATGATATGACGGGAGGTTCATTGTTCCGCTCATTCTTTTGTCGCGAAAATGCAtgtcttcttggcttcaaTTGAGAACAGATGTTGTTGGTGGTTACATCGCGCGAGAAGGTTCACCAGGGTTGATTTAGAGTTCAATGGCCAATAGTGATCTGTTAAAATGTCATTGAACGGagataaaatattattagaaGAGTGTAAACATGGCGAGAGACGGTGGTGACGCCTTGCCCAGGTCCTGAATGATGCTGATGACCTACGGATAGGTAGGCTAAAATTAACCTCATGATCCTTCGCAACGCTAATTTTGCGAAATAAAAGGCTCAGGTCAATAAAAATATTCACTAGTTCTAACTTGCTCCTCCCGTTATCAAGCCACAACAAAGCACTTGCAAGATTAATGTCCAGACATTATATGATGCAGTGTTTAGCTCTTGTCTTGCCTTTTTTTCCTGCTGAGCTGTCTTGGGTAGatctttcttgtctttcttcacCATTGTAATAAATTGATGAAGGCTGTTTCGTGTTAGGTCCTTGACTTCCCAGTAAGAGATCCCATTCTTCGGATACGTACGGGTCTTTAAAGTGTCACAATCAGGAGAATATAGTGAATTCTGAAGCTAATATTGAGGTCTTGGTACACGGGAATTATTAGGGGATAGGATTGTGTGAAAGCAAGATTTCTGGTGGATTTAACTGTTTTCCCGAGCGAAGGAATGTGGCTGAGTTGGTGCTCACACCGGGTTTACCATTGGTGGTATGACTGCGCGCAGACAATTCTTCAAAGCAAGGAATGTTAGTTCAGATTACATTATCATGACGTTGTCAGATCTGATAAGATCGGTGTTCACCTGGAATTATCAGATCACGAGCCAATACCACGGCTGCAGAGCACAATAGCTCCAACAGAAGTCTATATCCTACTAATCTAACTACCTTGCAACTCTATATCTCACAATTGAAACATAGTAAAcgaaagaaatacttaattagaAGCTCAGGCTCAACTGAACTCAGGGTTCAATCCTCAAGCTTGACGCTTCTGCTTACCGCACTTGGCGAGAcactcatcaaccttgatgcCCATATCCGTAGGAATAGAAGCcctgatcttctcaacatcctcaccaTCGACAGCCTTTCCCAAAAGACGAATAACAGCGTCATCCTTGATAGCAAACAGCCCAGGCGCAACGCCAGCAAAGCCAATATCCTCGGAGGGGAATGCAGCGATAGCACTAGCAGGCTCGCAATCGGGGTTGACCTGATAGTGTTTAGTTCCCTGGTAGAATATGGTAGCTTGGCCAGCGCTGATTTCGTTGCGGATGACGCGAGGCTTTCCTTCAGCGTCGAGGACACCGGCTTCGGGGACGGCTTCGGTGTAGACGCGGCCGGACATGACGGCAAAGAGCTCGGAGGCTCGGGGGTGAGTGTGAAGCATGATCATAGAACAGCCTGTATACAATTAGTATCCAAGGTTTAGAAGCGGGAAGGATGAGTATATACCTGGGATTTGAGCGGAAGCCAGACTGAGGCCAGAGCCTGTAAGAGCAGGGAATGTCTGGCTGTTAGCCATAGCACTGGGGGTGCTGTTaaagttgaagaggaagtcCTTGTCCTCAGGAAGAAGAGTATAGCGATCAATGAAACTTGGGTAACAGTTAGCAATCACTTTACAAGAGAGTTCAGAGCCCATGACATACGTGTCGGCGAGTCGCAACTTGGTAGTTAAGCTGACCTCAGAGGTCTTGCCCTGAGGAGCTGCAGCCGCGAGGGACGAGCAGGCCAAGAGAACTGCAGTAGCGCAAAGGACGGCGTTAGAGAACATTTTGATGATGTTGCGATTGAGAATGTGCAGCAAATGCAAAGTTGCGAAGGCTGTTGTGCTATTGGGAGTAAGATGtgtgaggatgttgagcgATTGTTGCTTGATCGGATTATCATCGACAAGAACGtcaactactttatatacttcAAATATTCAAGCACTCACGTATAGAAACATTGTTTATACACTGACcaccagcctcatcatgGCGTATTAGGGTCTTCGGTAGCTGGACACCACCAGCCCTATCCACTTATACCCAACTAACATGGAGATCACCAGCTAACTCAATCTTGTTAAAttaagcttggtgttggcgtaGGCGCCAAACCTCCGACAAAGTAGTTTTCTCGTTCTTTGATATTGCCGCGGTGGATTTGTTGGCGTACGTACTACGTCGTGGGTATGGCTGGCGTACTCTGGCGTATTCGAGCGTACCCGCTAAGTGCGATGCAACGGTGCATATGTAGGTGACTGGAAGATTGAGGCGCATGACACCGCAGATTATACTCATGGGATATTCAGTCAACTACTACAAATCTTGAGATGCGATGTAAGCTACTGGTGGGCTTATAACCTTGCTCTCGATCGTATTCCAACTTCACAGCCCgataccaccaccatcaatTCCAGATTGGTAACTGTCTACTCTTTCTGGAGAGTACTTTGTAAACATACCATTGCCAATGTAGAGTGGTATTATGAAAAGTTGTTTGTGAAGTCGGGGGACCACGACATGCCATCTTCTATATAACCTCGACCATcccctcaccaacaacgaCAAGACAGTCTAGCACATCAAACATCTTAACAAAATGCTCGCACCCAGCCTGAAGAGGGCCTTTACCCTTCTTCTATTACCTGCTTTCTCCGCTGTAGCACAGAATCCCTTCCCAGACACTACCACCTGCGACGAAACATGCCAGGGCGGAGCTCTCAACGCAACCTCCTTTATCTCAGAGCAACAGTCTGACCCAACATTCTCCTTCTACAAAACCCCTTCAAGTTTCTCTACCAAATTTTCTCCGGGTGTTGTGCTCAAGACAGAGGATGTCACCAACCTGGATAACTATGTCGTCCCCAGTGGTCTGACTATGTCGCGAATCATCTACACTActgaagatcttgatggaAAGGTTATTCCCGCTTCAGCTTATGTCCTCTGGCCTTATGTTACTTTCTCAACCGGCTCAAACTCTGCTAAGGGAGGTCTGCCTATCGTTGCTTGGGCTCATGGCACAACTGGAACCTTCAAGCCCTGTGCACCTAGTAGCTACAGAGCTTTGCAGTACCACTTCCAAGTTCCTTTTGCTCTGGCACTTCAGGGCATTGCAGTGGTTGCGCCAGACTATGCTGGTCTTGGTGTATCTGAGCTGCCCAATGGAGACACCATTCCTCATTCTTGGGTCACAGCACCGGCTCACGCGAACGATGTTGCTTTTGCTGTGACAGCAGCTAGGTCAGCATTCCCGGATCTTCTAAGTTCTGACGGTCCTTTCGTAGCTATGGGCCACTCTCAAGGTGGCGGAGCATCTGTAAGTTAACATCCATCAATGCGCAGTATTCCCTGTGGTCATTCACTTATGGGCGTAGTCTGGTGCCATCACAGTACTGACGCTGATTGTTTTCTCTAGTGGGCCTTCGCAGAAagacaagccaagaagcctCTCAAAGGATACAAAGGCGCAGTCTCCATAGCGCCAGTGACTAGAATCCTCGATGACTATGCCTACTGGACCGAGAACTCGATCGCATCACCAGGCCTGCTTGCACAATCTGCAGTCGTCGACtcaatctccaagatctACCCCAAGTACAACTACACAGGCTTCACTTCTACTGGCTACGATCGCTGGCACAACGTGattgccaaggtcaagggatGCTTCCCCGTGTTGGCCTTGGCGACAATGGATCTCGCGCCAACCGATATTGCGAAGTCGGGGTGGTATAAAGATCCAACTGCTAAGAAGTGGGCTGATCGAGTCGCTGTGGGACGAAAGACTTTCACTGGTCCGCTGCTCGTTATCAACGGTGCAGATGATCATGTCGTTCGCCCCGAGGGTATTGACGCCGCTGTCAAGGATACCTGTGATTTGGTGAAGAAGTCAGGAAATGAGGAAGCTCTAGAACATGCCACTTTCTCTGGTATGGACCACTTCTCTGCCATTCAGGCTAGTCAAATGAAGTGGATGGACTGGGTCAAGAGCAGACTTTCCGACAAGACCCTTGAGAAGGGTTGCTCTGAGGAACTTGTCGAAGGACTAAGGACCAATGGCACTGTTCATACACTGGGTCCgaacttcttcttgtcgtaCTTTGATACAGCAGAGAGCTGGAAATACAGTCTTTAAAGAATGCAGTGGATGTATCAGATGTTTCAATAGTTCTAAGACTATTCCTTTTGCTAGCTAGACTTGGATAAGTGCTGGACTGGATACGAGGAACGGGACCACAGCGTGAAACAGATTGACAGGATGAATATTACTCTAGATAGGGTCTAGAACAGATGAGATAGAGTACAGAGATCATATATCAGAGAATATTACATGGCCGCATGCCTCAAGTGCTTCCCTCCCACGTATCCCTCAGCTGTATCAACAAACAATTTCCTCCCCTTAACATACGATACCATGAATGAGAACAGCTTCCAGTTCCCAATCTGACCCGTCGCATACTTCTTACCCAGTGATACGAATAGCATCTTCTTAGTCGCAGGCTGATACGACTTGATATCTCCCTTCCCCGTCAAAGTCACATCTAGAGCTGTCGCCAAGTGAATGATCTGATTGTCCGTGATGGTCAATTGCTTGGGGTCGATGTTGCCAACGTCGCCAATGCCCCAGATGTTCTTTGTCCCGGCAACTCTCATCCTTTcgtcaagcttgatgttTCCACCAGAGTCTAAGAACGATTGCGGTACGAACGAGGTGTTGAGTTTGATGCCGTACAAAGGTAGATAGAGATCTGTGGTGAGGGTATTTCCGTTGGACAAGTGCACCTCTGTCGCTTGTCCTCTTTCTCCCTTCTTTGCTTCGGTGACGCGCGCATTATAGATGAGTTTTACCCCTAGGGTCTTGAGATCTCTTGTGACTGACGCGCGAACTGAGTCAATGGCCCCTTCCAGCGGTTGTTCACCACTAATAACAAGGGTGATGCTCTTGGAAGAGCCGTATCTTGCGGCCAATTCACCAGCAACTTCGGTTCCTGTAGCACCACCACCTGAGATTACTATTGACTTTGAGTCTCCGACTCGAATTTGCAGTTGCTTCCATGCCGAGATGGTATCTTGATGAGTTCCAACAGGCTTCAGGGGAAGATCACTAGCCAGCCGAGACCCTGTCGCAATCACCAGCTCATCGTACCTAATCTCGCGCCCGGTATTCTCATTAGAGATTACATGAACAGTACCCGATTCGGCATCGACTCCATCTGCTTTCCCAAGGAGGAACTCGAAATTCTCGGACGGATACTGATCGAAACCCGGCTTGATTGGTAGGAAGAGCTGTTCATCTGGGATGGCGTCCGGTATTATCCCACGAGTGGCAGCGACATTCCAGAAGAAGTGACTGTTCGGGGATACAAGAATGACTTTGAGGTCAACAAGTTTGGGAAGGGTgtgtttgagaagcttgtggGCGAGTGGAAGACCAGCCCAACCTGCACCTAGGATGACTACGGTTtttgtcatgatggctggtgatgctgtTTCAATTATATGGAGGCGAAGGAGAGTAGGATAGGTTAGTTAATTATCATTATTACTGTAATCTCATTTATAAAAACATACAGATGCTCGGTGTCGGTGATGGGCAtaccttggtgttgagaagggCTTATCTGCAGGTACTTTGGTCCAACTATGAACAAATTGCATATCTATGTATCTCTGTTAGTGTTGCCTGTCCCTCGCACTCGGTGGTGGATGCTCCGGTGACAGGGATCACGGCCGAACGCCGTGTCCGAAAACGATGACGATCCCCCGATCCTTCGGCTCCCCTCATCAGCAGCTTCAGTAAGCAAAGTATATACGACATATTCTATCAATTGAGCCGCAATTACCGCGAATTTGCTGTTTCCGTCTCCTGTTATCCAAATATCTACGCGTCACCACCCTATACCTCTGTGTTTCTGTCGGAGCTTATAATCCCCGATGGACCGAACTCTATCAACATCCCATCATGAGGTCACATCGAACCTCAAAATCTGGAGCTGTGTAACCTGTCGTCGTCGCAAGATCCGCTGCGACAGAAAAGACCCATGTAATAATTGTACAAAGAGTAAGATCGACTGCCATTTCCCCGTGACAGGTCGTATACCAAGACGAACTCGCGATGCCAAGACACCAGCTCAGAAGCAATCTGAATTGCTcagtcgtcttcgtcgtctcgAGTCAGTCGTCACTGAACTCGCGGCGCAGGTTGAGGATGAAAATGGGGCCAAGGCTATGGGTCAGATAACAGTGGATAAGGAGCCTACAGAGTCTTCTTGGGCTACGTCATCTAGTAGTTTGGATCATCAGACTTCGGAGTTTGATGAGGACTTTGGTAGGCTTGTTGTTGACAAGGACGGTACTCTTCACGTTGGAAACCGCTTTTGGACTGTATTTTGCAGTGAGGTTAGTACTCAACACCCTAGCCATGATCTTAACACTAACGAGTGACAGGTCGACAATATACTCCAAGCTGTACACGACGTTGCAGATATCTCAGAAAACCCAAGTGACTCAATCATGACAGAGCCTACCAGCAACGGGGCTCCAGCTCCTCTAAGTCATCTTGGCTTTGTCTTTGGCAGCGCAGACTTCGCGAAAGCGTTAGATGGACTCAACCCCATGCCCTCTCAGATGCTCTTCATATGGCAGACATATGTCGAGAATGTTGACCCTTTCATCAAGGTCCTTCATACTCCAACGATTGAGAACAGTGTCAAACAATTAAAAGGCAACTTTAGCTCTTGTGGTCACAATGTAGAAGCCCTGTTGTTTGCGATATGCTTAGCGGCCATTGCGTCCATGGACGACGAGACAGTCTcgttcaacttcaacacaCCCAAGGAGCAACTACTGCAGCGGTATCAATTTGGCACTGAACAGGCACTCGCTCGTGCCAATTTCCTTACTACAAAAGACATCACTGTCCTTCAAGCCCTGGCCATATACCTATCGCTGCTACCAAACTTTGGGGCTCAAGATAAGGTATGGCCACTGATGGGCTTGCTCCTCAGGCTAGCAAAGTCAGTAGGCCTTCATCGCGAGGGCAACCCAAATCAGTATAATCAGCTTGAGAGGGAGATAAGACGTAGGCTCTGGTGGCACATCTGCTTCATCGATTCCAGTAGTCGACGGGTGGACGCTCAAGACCTCTCAATCACCCCTGCCTCCTTCAGCACATGTCTCCCAACAAACTCAAACGATGTCGATCTGGACAACTCAACCACTCAGATTACAAATCCCAATCAGGGTTCAACAGGTGTGACCCTCTGTCTCATCCGCTGCGAGCTGTGGTATCTCACACAAGCCATCCGCGCCGATACAACCGACTCTCTAGAGACCCGTCTCGGCCTCTTCAACGCCCTGAGACAAAAAGTCGAAAAGACTTACTTCCAGCATCTACGGCCCAACCAGCCATGGGATTCCTTCATCAGGACGATGACAACTCTGTTCTTTGCAAAAGTTGAACTTGTCATCCGACGACGATCCAAAACTCTCCCTGCTGCAGATGAGCTATTGAACCCGTCTATCACAGTCATGAAAGCGGTCCAGTCTCTCAAGTCAGAGCCCGCGTGGGTAAAGTGGCGTTGGCAGTTACAAGGACAAATGCCATGGCATGCAATGGGTGTCTATCTCCGTCAAGCATCTCGACTCCCTTGGACACGAGAACTAGAAGAAGCATGGGGCGCGACTAAAGCTTTGAAAGAGGGAGTCACAGAAGAAATGAATACGGGACCACTGTGGAAGTCTCTAATGCAGCTGTTCTCGCAAGCCGAACAGCATCGTGAAAAGGGGCTTAAGCGTCAAGGAGCAAATGCCCAACATACCCGAGAGAAGGGAGACCGCGTGAACTCTGATGTCCAGCAAATGCTCAACAACGCCGAGAACATGTCAAACGAGATCCCTGTTAATCATCCTCTAATTGATACCTCGACATTTGACTCGTCTCTGCATATATCTCCGCCAGCAGACAATGGAGCTCTCTCCGTGGAACGTCTGTCAACCAGTCTGGGTACAGCGACTGGTGATCTTCCTCCATGGGTTGAGGCAGGAGGTGACATGAATTTTGGTCAAGGCCAAAACTTCGGAAACCCGTCCTCTGAAGGAATGGCTGATGGGGTGGATTGGGAGGCCTTGATGGATCTAGATGAGACGTGGAATTGGGATTTCCTGTAGACCACAATAGATTCCTTTGGCAAGCAACGGTGAACGAACTTGTTCACTCAGACTTTAAACACTCTCAAGTATACCATAACAACGATTGCCCGTCCGCTCTTTGCATTCCTTACATGCGCTCATGAAAAAGACGAGCTCACTCAGCCTGCCGAGTTCCGGTCTCTCCTTGCGATGCATTCCCATCTTCGATAGAGGGTCACAAAAGTTGCCTTTCATAGAGAGCTTAGAGGTTTATGAGCTGAGTTATCAAAAGGCAAATTCTGCAGTGCTATCGACTCCTTAAAGTCCCTAGTTGGCTTCTTTTACGAGCCGTACAATGAACCGTCGCTGGTAACATTCCGCGACTTCAACATACCCATTTCCCACCACACGCACTATTGAATGAGAGGGTCTGTCTCTAATCGGAATAGAAACATTTCTTTTGTTACTATGCGGCAAATCGGCACACAACTGTGGGCTTGGTAAGATGCTATGTAGGACAGCCTGCAGCTTTACACCCCTTGGCTTGATGATACTCAGTGGCATCTGTAACACATCATTATCAAGACTCAAGCATTCAGAGATAATGCGGCATGGAATTTAAGCAATTACGAAC is from Fusarium musae strain F31 chromosome 4, whole genome shotgun sequence and encodes:
- a CDS encoding hypothetical protein (EggNog:ENOG41): MDRTLSTSHHEVTSNLKIWSCVTCRRRKIRCDRKDPCNNCTKSKIDCHFPVTGRIPRRTRDAKTPAQKQSELLSRLRRLESVVTELAAQVEDENGAKAMGQITVDKEPTESSWATSSSSLDHQTSEFDEDFGRLVVDKDGTLHVGNRFWTVFCSEVDNILQAVHDVADISENPSDSIMTEPTSNGAPAPLSHLGFVFGSADFAKALDGLNPMPSQMLFIWQTYVENVDPFIKVLHTPTIENSVKQLKGNFSSCGHNVEALLFAICLAAIASMDDETVSFNFNTPKEQLLQRYQFGTEQALARANFLTTKDITVLQALAIYLSLLPNFGAQDKVWPLMGLLLRLAKSVGLHREGNPNQYNQLEREIRRRLWWHICFIDSSSRRVDAQDLSITPASFSTCLPTNSNDVDLDNSTTQITNPNQGSTGVTLCLIRCELWYLTQAIRADTTDSLETRLGLFNALRQKVEKTYFQHLRPNQPWDSFIRTMTTLFFAKVELVIRRRSKTLPAADELLNPSITVMKAVQSLKSEPAWVKWRWQLQGQMPWHAMGVYLRQASRLPWTRELEEAWGATKALKEGVTEEMNTGPLWKSLMQLFSQAEQHREKGLKRQGANAQHTREKGDRVNSDVQQMLNNAENMSNEIPVNHPLIDTSTFDSSLHISPPADNGALSVERLSTSLGTATGDLPPWVEAGGDMNFGQGQNFGNPSSEGMADGVDWEALMDLDETWNWDFL